The Coccidioides posadasii str. Silveira chromosome 2, complete sequence genomic interval GTTAGTCAGCTTTTATACACTTTTGGCATGGGAATTGGAAGATGGTGCTGAACAATCGTTAGTCGAACACCTTGGGAGGACAACGGGTTCGATATTCACTCACTTCTAAGCCGTGCTACAATCAGCGAGGATGGCTATATTAACGTGGCAGAGGCGGTGGGACTGTCCCAGGAAAGGGGTAGGGTTTCCTCTCTGTATactcccttttcttttgagagTATTTGGCTGGTTTTTGAAAAGACTATTTGTACTAACATGAATATCTTGTTCAAGACTATTCAACATATCATCAGCCTTGGGTGCGCCGACAATTGTATCCCTACTATTAGCCTAACATGGTTGGTTCTCAGCTTGACCACACTGTGGCTGTGGAGACTCTTGGTTACAATCCAACATCATGTCCGTTTAAATGAAGACGCTTTGTTGCGTTCAAGAATATTGGCAGGTTTCGTTTTAGGATGGTTGGCTACACACCAAGCGTCAAGGTTAATATTCAAAGAGCAAGGACGTTTTGATGTTCGCATTGTTGAGAACGTGGACTGCTACAAAATTCCCTTTGACATGGCGAGTGCAGCTATCATCAATGGTTTCTGGCACCTCCTGAGAATTTTCATTCTGCTTCTCTGTTGTACCTCTAATGACAAGGTTGGTATTAACAATATAATCAGTTTTAATTCCATCTCACACTACGCTGCGCGGCAGGCCTCTGGGTAAGAATGAATGTTTGACTAGACACCGGGACATTGGGCATCATGGGATTTAAATAACCAATACACTCGCTATAAGCGACCGATCGCGGTTCGTCCTCCGGTCGTACATTTGCCTTTATCATGCAGCACAGATACTACTCCCCCGAACGAGTGAGTCGACGTTTATCCGTGGTCATTTAATATCCTCTTTCCGTCCCTAACTACAGCAGAACTCGTACCCTCCTCGCCGGTCATCCACGGGGGCATCTTGGCTGCGTCGATCACGCCCAATTCCGCAAGTTGTCGCAGACCGGATATCACATCGGAGCCGGAAAAAGTAAGCGACATGGTGGGATTGTCGTCGAGTTCGAGACCTTTGACTTGAGACGAAGGAGTGATGGGGTCTTGGAGGGAGATGTCAATTTTTTCGAGAGCGGGATTGGGGCAGGTGGCTGCTTGGGGGACtgatggtggtgatggtgatgatgatgatgcgcGAGGAGATGACGAAGGAGGAATCGCCAGAAGATGACGGTAAGAGCCTGATGTTCCAAATCTCGAGAGTATGGTTTTTTGTCGTTTTGTTTTCGCTGAGGAATGGGACGGGTGCTGATTAGACTCGCTCTCCGTCCCCGCCAATGATGacatattttctttctgggCTCCTGGATTTGCCGAGTCCTCAACGGGAGTCGATATGGGTAGCCTTGGATCAAGGGGGCACTGCTCAACGACCGCATCCGCAAAGATACTGAATGCGCCGTTGGCAGTGTTAGTTCTCCACGGGCCGCGGAGGGCAAGGAGAGTATGAAGACTCTTTGTCACCAGTGACGTTGCTTTCAGAGAATACCGCTGTTGAGGGCGGGATAATGCTTTAGGAATGGCGTCCATGACAATTCGTCTGAGAGCTCTGGTGTCGGTTGTCAGTGATGGTAAACGTGCAGAGGAAAGAGTCGCGGCGCGAGGGGCGGGAATTGAGAACAGTGAGGAGTATATAAACGGAGAACTATCCGGGAACACAAGATAGATTATCCTTGAAGCGTCGGTGAAGGCCTTGGGTGGTTGTTTTGGATATTGGTAGGGGGAGTCCACGATAAAAATCCGAACAAAGGTGAGTGGAAGACTGGCAGAACGGGATATGTAGTAGTGCGCCTTGACAAGGGGCGATATCTCGTTTTGGATAGATTTTAGAAATGTAGCACCGTGAAAGCGTGGTAAAGGAACAGAAATATCATTGGAGTCATTGATTCTATGCCATGGTTCCTTTTTGTCCACGCTCGGCACAAGCTGCAGCGCAGTCCAGCGATGCGCGGCAGCAGGATTGTCTTCGATGTAGAGGATGTCGGCCATGGCAAGTTGACGAAGCGTCAAACCATTCCTCCAATCGCCTTCCAGTATACGATTGACAACTTCTCGTTTGCCCCCCCGGCGCTCCTGTAGGTCTGTATATATGCACCTCAGCTCTTCAATTGAGGTGGCCGGGTCATACGGGTTggcatcatcgtcatcttctcCATCGGCATCCCACCGTTGTTGCGCATCCCTACTGAGGTAGGGACGACAGATATGAACATACTCGTCATCCAGCCATTGCAGGGCAAGGGCGATTAGAGAAGCTCTGGAGAGTTTCCCGAGTGATTTGACGAGGGAAGTGGTGTTTGCCGGGATGCGAAAAGTGTCGTGAAGGCTTGCGGCGGACGGCACAAGGACAGAGGAGCGACGCGCCATGAGATGAGATCTATGCTATCTAAAAAAACGGTTCGTTAGACTTCCATTGCAGTTGATTCAATGCTCGGTCGGCCTTGTCCGCCGGCATGCCTCCGGTCAAGCGTTTCGCGCCGTTGGATATTAAGCGCGTCGGAGCTCTGGGTGGAACCTGCAAACAGAACAAACAAAACAAACACCAAACGGTGGGCCAGGATACAAGGTCTTTTGCTCCATGTTGGAACACCACGACTACGCCAACAGGGATTTTTTTTCTGCAGCGGAAGCCGATCAGTCAAGGAAAATTCTCGCTTCGGAAATATTCACAACGGCCATTACTTCGTACGCAGGGCTGCGACGGACTATCTTTCAAACTGCCCAAAACCACCTCCCCCCAAATATCCCATTAAGTTACTTCGCCAAAAAGAGAGTTTGCTCATTCTCTGTGACTAACTAAGTTAATCTGAGACGTGATTAATAATGATTCAACTCAATGGCTGGCTCCATCCCGAGGTTTTCTCGTGCGGCCCCGGTTTCGGCACCACTGGGCCCCAGAGCACAAGTTTTTTGGATTCCTCAGATAACCCAACACGGGTCGGAGGGGAAAATAGGGAGAGCGGCAGTCGAGGCAGTCGATATACGCCGTAGTATCTTTAGGAGTGATAGCTGATGTGGAGGACTGTACGGAAGTATGGAGTAAGTTACTGGTTTAATGGCCACATATTGTATGCAATTGGCGCACACGGAGGAGTGCAGCGAAGCCCCCGGGAGTCGGGACTACAGCGTTGGAAGCTGGCTGGAATTAGTCATCACCGGCGGGAGGGGAAACGCTGGAACAGCCCACCTGGCCGTCAAAGCCAGAAATTTGCCGCACGCCCATTAACTTTTCCCACGACGACCGCACACGCCATTTTCGGATCAAGTTCTCTCTCTGTCACGTCGGCCTCGACGGATTGAACATCGAAAACTGCTTTTCCCTGGGATCTGTCCGCCTCGTGGTCGCCATTTCAGTCGCTCTTGTGTGACATCTACCGGGTTTCGCCCGCTATCGCTGCTGCGCTGCTTATCCCTTCTCTCCGGCTTCAGCCGCCGACAAAACTCCCCCTTTGCGCTTCCCTGTCCATCTCCATCGCCGATCTGAGTTGATCCAGCGTGCTCCCTGGCATCACTTCCAAGCAAAGTTCGACTCCTCTGAGTTGGACGCCCATCCCCAAGCCCTCTACCATGTCAGGCTACAACGGGCGCCGGGCCCCCAACTTCTCTCAGTACTTGAATGACCTGAACACTGTTCCCTCTCCCTACGATCAGACATTGCAGCAGGACCAAGGCCTCTTCGACGTCGACGCAGAATTGGCTCTTTTCACGAATGCAGAGTTCTTTGACTTTGACTCCAGAGGAGATATGTCAAGTCACGTACCCGTCTCCCTTGGCGAGGACCTCGCACAGTCAGAGCCGACCTCGAGTCAGGACGTAAAGTACCTGGATATGTTGAATGGTATGTTGTCAACGGCTCTTAGATCCACGGAAGAATTTCATATATCATTGTCTTGGGAATTTCTGCCCTCTCGCCAATGTTATCCGCTTGCTGGCTTCTGCGTGCTTGATATGAAACCGGACCCGTCTGCAGGTCATCTCAACACGCCCTTCAGACCATATCCTTAGCTTAGACTCTTCCCTCTCCTGCACAGCTGCATTTGTTTTGATTTACAAGTCTTTATTTCCGTCCCATCTTTTTCACATCTGCACGTGATATCAATGCACAAGTGCATTATACAGCTCCACGTGACTGATGTGCACGATCTATGCCGTAACTCGTCTTTCCATGCAGTTGCCTGGCAAGTTTGTTTCTTTAAGTTTATAGCAGTgttttgctggctttgctCACACATTGAGCTTATCCGAGACATGACGCTAATACCGTGAGGAAGCAGACTTCAACCTCCCAAACTATCAATATTACACAACCGCAATGGGCCCCTCTCAGGCTCCCGCCTATTCTGCCCCTCCACAGCAACCACCAAGTCACACAAATGCCGCTTCAGGCTCGCCTCCTCAGCCCGTTGCCAGTCAGCCTACCCCGCAAGAGACCCAGCCCAGACCTCAACACACCACAACCACCCCCACTACTGTAGGAACCAAGCGGAAGCAGGACGCGTCCACCCTTGATGAAGCCGCCCGTTTAgcccaagaagaagataaaagaCGCCGCAACACTGCAGCTAGCGCTCGATTCCGtatcaagaagaaggaaCGCGAGAAGAACCTCGAGCGCACTGTCAAAGACGTCACAGCCAAGAACGCCGCTTTGGAAGCTCGCGTTAGTCAACTCGAACTGGAGAACCGGTGGCTTAAGAACCTAATTACCGAGAAGAACGGATCGATGCTTTCTGACGGCGACATTTCGGGCATGTTTACCAAATTTCGAGATAGCAAAGAAGGACAGGCTGCCACCCAACAGCAGCAAGTGAAAACAGAGACGGATGAGACGGAATCGAGGGCTTCGTGAATGGCTTGTGCCACTTCCCTATATCACATTGACGTTACATCTACGAATCGACGAGTAATGCGGGCTTAATTCATCCTCACAACGATCGCCACTCCCATGCAAAATCTGTGTCCTTATCTTCCCCTAGCATGTGATACTAGGGTTGGATATTCTTTAGAGCCATCAACCGGTTCTTAGGAATTGGCTATTATTAGCTTTGGCAGGATTTAGGAAAGGTGGGCATTTCGATCTGGACATTTCGCTTTTGTATTTCATCCATTACCCTCCCTTTAGCAGCTCCTCCCCATCCCGTATGTACATAAATCCCACCGTATCCGTACGTGTGAGGAGGGGAGAACAGCACCAAAATAATTGCCATATGTATTGTGGTTGGTTCTTTGCTTCTGGTTTGTTGCCCAGCAATTTCACTTTTAATGTGTGAATATTCGGTGTCCTTGATTGGTGCTTGCTTGATCTGCTTGATTCTACCCCTTTTGTTTGCTTTGCTTTTTATGTTAGAATAAAACCTTGTGCATCGGTGGGTGGTTAAGAACAGGAGCTAAAAGGGAAATGGCTTGAGATTTTATACATCACGCCGCTTCGAAATCAGCTAGAGATTTATCGACAGATGAAAAACAAATGATCAAAATGTTTCCAAGACTATGTAGCTTGATTTAAATCATTGCATTCGCATCTGTTCTTATATAGTTAACTGGTCGTCTTCCTGCTCTAAGGACCATTCTATCAAGTCTTAAATTATAACATATAAAATACCACTCAAAATTAAAGAGTTGGACAGAGGCACTCCTACGAGAACCTCAATCCACGATTGGGATCCCATTTTCCGGGAGACACCCGGCGCTCGTCAGCAGcgccgccaccaccagcaGTCGCATTGGCGGAGGAGCCAGGACCGGACATTCGCGAGTTCAAGCTCATTTGTGTGGGCGTACCAAATCTGATCCCCATTTCGGGAGACCACATTCTTGACATTGCGGCAGAGGGAAGCGTCGGAAATGCAGGTGATGTGCCTGTTCCTGCTGAGGCTGGAGTTTGAGGCGGAGGGAAGGTAGGTAGCTGTGCTTGGGCCAGAGCGCGTGTAGGCTGTGGTGCTGTGAAGGGTGGATTATTCTCTTGCCTTGGCAGGGAGAAAGGTACGGCGTTCTTAGACTGCGGCGCTGTCGGTGACGGAGGCTGCGGTTGGATGGGTGGGCTGGCTTGGGTTATGTTCAAGGAAGCCATAGCAGTGGTGTTGGTAATGTCACTATGACGAATCCGTTAGCCCCGTGGATAGGTTCCCAAGATAGAGTAGAAGAAGTCGGGGAAGACCTTACGTCTCCATCTGGCTGGCTTCCATCCGTCTCTGCTGTACAAACTTCTTGCACTCTTCCCTAAACCGGCCAACCAATTTCGCCAAATCATTGTAAAATTTCCTTCCCCCTTCGATGTTGGATATAATCTCGTTATACTTGATATAGCCATTTTCCAAGTCCTGCAAAGCTTTCTCGCGTTCTTTAGTAGATGAGTCACCTTTTCTCGCCATTATGAACGCTTTGTTGGCTTCTCGAATCTGGTTTTCGATCTGGGTTTGGTTCTTCTGTTCTTCGTTGAGCATATCACGGTCACTGTCATATAGACGCAGATGCTCCTCGAAGAGGTCTTCAAACTGGCCTGGCTCAATAGTCTGCATTGGATACTCCCGTTCGAGACGGGAAGTTTCCTTAACAAGCGCTGAATCTAAGGGAAAAATTAGCTTGCATTTAGGGATGGATATGGATTCAAAACCCAGTGCGGACTTACGGATTTTATCAGCCTTCGCCTTCTCTCTCAATGCTTCAATCTTGCGCTTGCGTCGATTCTCCAATCTCGTCACGTCATTTAATGAACCTCTTAGCCGATTTAATTCTCGCTCTACTTGTGGGGTGACTGTGGCTTTTCTGCTGCTCGGAACATACGCTTCCAACTCTCTATTCGTTGCCGTTAATACACGAAGAACATGCTCCGATTCCCGTAGCTTCTTATAAACTAGACTGTCACTCTTGTCTGCAGACGCCAAGTAGCCATCAAACTCGTGAACCTTAGTGTAAAGCTTCTCTGCCGCCTGCTCCGAAGGAAGCCTCGTCCATCGATCCGTGCCGTATTTCGTTCGCGCCCTGTtatcctcttccttttctgcCATCAAAAGTTCAACTCCTTCTGTGTAAATAGCCTTATCGTTAGCCTTGAGCTTGGAGGTATCCTCTAAGGAGCGATAGAGACGGTTCAAGCCGTCTTGCTGTCGAATCTCTTCCGCGTGTGATACTAGGGATGGGGGTAAACCAAGCGGTTTCTCGAGCGCCTGCAAAGATCCTGGAAGATTCAATGATTGAAGCAGATCCCGGAGCCTCAGTGTCATTGACTCCAACTCCCCTATCGTCTGATTAACAAGTTGATCTCGACGATCGACATATATGCTTGCAGCAACATGCACTGCATATGGCACCAACTTAGCAAACAAGGGCCGACCAAGTGGCGCTCCTTCACCGATCATAGACAATGCTTCTATGACTTCCTTGGGAGCTTCGGCAGCAACCATTGTAGCCCGATCAAGTAGTTTCAATTCTGATTTTGGAGGCACCGGTTTTAGGTATATCATGTCATTATCCTTCTCGGCCCGCTTCAAATCCTCACTCACCCGGGCTTTGAGTGTATTCAGGTCACCAAGGACGGCCTTATTAATCCACTTAGCCTCTTTCAGTGCTTCATTGGCACATGTGAGACTGTCCCTCATCCGAGCAACTTCCTCAccatattttcttttctctaaGCAATCCAAAGATTGTCTATACTGAGCAGCTGCGGCAAAATGGTGGTGCTTAGCGGTCATATGATGAATCCATGCAGTGCTTATAGCGTTTGATTTCACAGCAAAATCACCTGAATTGGCATAAAAATCTGATACTTTGGCCGCAAGCCGGGCGATTGAAGCATCTTTCAGGCCGTCTTTTATGGCCCTTTGCCAAAAGCATTCTTGGGCCTGTGCAAGCATCAATTCTTCTAAACTTCGCAATGTCATTTCATCCATATCTTCCGGCGGCGAGCTTCTAAGATCAGGTAAAATATCGGTACGTAGGTGTAAGATAACACCGGCTGACTGGCAAAAATACTTGCATGCTATTTTTAGGTTATTCGGATCTGACGGGTGTAGTGAAACGGCAAGCTGGGACAGCAGTGCAGCGAGGTTGAAAAGAATGTTGACCAACTCATATCGTACATTATTCTGGGATACTGTCGTAATTATACATGTCAGGTCAGCTCTGGCGTTGCAAAGTCATTCTTGACTAGTTAGCGGTTCCCAACCTGGTCGTGAGGTATTAAAGCCGAAAGCGGGATACCATGCAAAGTCGGCACCAACCTACAATGCCTCCCAATCCATATTAGCATGGTTCATTTCACAGGTAACTCGTATGCCCGCAGGATGTGAGCCACAAACACAAAACTCGGAAATCCCTTAAATCGTTCCACTCACGTCGATTGGAAATTTACCCCCAATCCATTTCAACTGCGCCGCGTACGTGACCAGCCTGCTGATCCCGCTAATATGGGGTTCCTGTACATTTATGGCATCGGTGCGCAAACGGCTGATGACCAGGAGGTCCTCGGAAAACATGTCTGGGTGCTGGTCATATTTGGAAGAGATGTATTGCGCAAGAGAGTCGGAGAGGGAGACAGGGTGGGACCGCCGAAAGGGGATTTTGAGCatatttctgtatttctCACGTTTGAATTAGCCATATGTTTTGTCTTCACAGCCCATTCAGTGAGTATCCTGTGATGTCAAGAGGTTCGGTGCGCGGGACTGGGTAGCTCTCGTGGAGTCGAGCGGGGGACTTACGAAGCCATGACGATGGACCATGCTACGAGGGAAATATGCAAAATGAGAGACGTATGCTTTAGTTGTCGGATATCCTATCTGCATGGACTTGATTCGGCTGTCTTTGAAAAGCGAAATGAATTGTTTGTTCGATCCAAAGCTCCACAAAACTTCAtcaccacaacaaccagggTCCATGCGCCAAGACCATACAGAAATGACGCCCTGGCTTTAACGGTAGACGTCTACAGGCTTCCTAACGCTACGCCATAGTCATAGATGCACGCTTTTTCACGGTaagggagagggaggaacTATCGGTGGCGCTACGTGCCACAAACATATTCCTCCTAGGAATGACGGCTCTCAAATCATATGACATTCGATTCGACGTTTCGAACGGGCTCATTGGAAGTTCTAGCGAATCAAGTGCCTATTTACAAAATTCTTGGGAATGGGGTCTTTCTGCAGCCCTAAAGTTTCAAAGCACGATTTGCCTAAGGGTAAAAGTATCAAAAGTCTCGACGCAGAGACCGAGAAGAGAAGTTGTCTGAATCAGCCAAAACGGCGCGCTTTCCCCtccaaaataaaaataagagtCAAGCTTGAGGTTTCTCGTCATATAGTGGGAGCTCATTAATTTTCATCTTGATGTACTCGAATGTTGAGAGAAGGATCATGTTTTGCACCGATGTACGGAAGAGAAGGACAGTCATGCCTCTATAAGTTGACGATCTCGCGGCGGCGACTGTTGCTTCATTAATTTCGTTTGATTTTCCAAGCAAGATGCTTTGTGCGCGTGTCTTTTTTGTGTCAAGACCGTAGGTCTTTGAAGATGGAtgtcagcagctggataGACGGCCATGGAAAAGCATTTTGCAATTTTTAACTTACGCAGATCCAGGGAATGACTCCACAAAGAGCTCCAGCAACCATCGGTGCCCCAAACGGAGATCCATGATCGCCTTGGTAAGTTGAGATCAGCTGTTTAGTTGTTTCGTATATTGCAAAGTACATTCCGGTACCGATAGTGTCA includes:
- a CDS encoding uncharacterized protein (EggNog:ENOG410PGEK~COG:S~BUSCO:6958at33183); this encodes MARRSSVLVPSAASLHDTFRIPANTTSLVKSLGKLSRASLIALALQWLDDEYVHICRPYLSRDAQQRWDADGEDDDDANPYDPATSIEELRCIYTDLQERRGGKREVVNRILEGDWRNGLTLRQLAMADILYIEDNPAAAHRWTALQLVPSVDKKEPWHRINDSNDISVPLPRFHGATFLKSIQNEISPLVKAHYYISRSASLPLTFVRIFIVDSPYQYPKQPPKAFTDASRIIYLVFPDSSPFIYSSLFSIPAPRAATLSSARLPSLTTDTRALRRIVMDAIPKALSRPQQRYSLKATSLVTKSLHTLLALRGPWRTNTANGAFSIFADAVVEQCPLDPRLPISTPVEDSANPGAQKENMSSLAGTESESNQHPSHSSAKTKRQKTILSRFGTSGSYRHLLAIPPSSSPRASSSSPSPPSVPQAATCPNPALEKIDISLQDPITPSSQVKGLELDDNPTMSLTFSGSDVISGLRQLAELGVIDAAKMPPWMTGEEGTSSAVVRDGKRILNDHG
- a CDS encoding uncharacterized protein (EggNog:ENOG410PQZ4~COG:K~BUSCO:12781at33183); this encodes MSGYNGRRAPNFSQYLNDLNTVPSPYDQTLQQDQGLFDVDAELALFTNAEFFDFDSRGDMSSHVPVSLGEDLAQSEPTSSQDVKYLDMLNDFNLPNYQYYTTAMGPSQAPAYSAPPQQPPSHTNAASGSPPQPVASQPTPQETQPRPQHTTTTPTTVGTKRKQDASTLDEAARLAQEEDKRRRNTAASARFRIKKKEREKNLERTVKDVTAKNAALEARVSQLELENRWLKNLITEKNGSMLSDGDISGMFTKFRDSKEGQAATQQQQVKTETDETESRAS
- the RIM20 gene encoding pH-response regulator protein palA/rim20 (EggNog:ENOG410PGMC~COG:S~BUSCO:2712at33183), which translates into the protein MASNMLKIPFRRSHPVSLSDSLAQYISSKYDQHPDMFSEDLLVISRLRTDAINVQEPHISGISRLVTYAAQLKWIGGKFPIDNNVRYELVNILFNLAALLSQLAVSLHPSDPNNLKIACKYFCQSAGVILHLRTDILPDLRSSPPEDMDEMTLRSLEELMLAQAQECFWQRAIKDGLKDASIARLAAKVSDFYANSGDFAVKSNAISTAWIHHMTAKHHHFAAAAQYRQSLDCLEKRKYGEEVARMRDSLTCANEALKEAKWINKAVLGDLNTLKARVSEDLKRAEKDNDMIYLKPVPPKSELKLLDRATMVAAEAPKEVIEALSMIGEGAPLGRPLFAKLVPYAVHVAASIYVDRRDQLVNQTIGELESMTLRLRDLLQSLNLPGSLQALEKPLGLPPSLVSHAEEIRQQDGLNRLYRSLEDTSKLKANDKAIYTEGVELLMAEKEEDNRARTKYGTDRWTRLPSEQAAEKLYTKVHEFDGYLASADKSDSLVYKKLRESEHVLRVLTATNRELEAYVPSSRKATVTPQVERELNRLRGSLNDVTRLENRRKRKIEALREKAKADKIHSALVKETSRLEREYPMQTIEPGQFEDLFEEHLRLYDSDRDMLNEEQKNQTQIENQIREANKAFIMARKGDSSTKEREKALQDLENGYIKYNEIISNIEGGRKFYNDLAKLVGRFREECKKFVQQRRMEASQMETDITNTTAMASLNITQASPPIQPQPPSPTAPQSKNAVPFSLPRQENNPPFTAPQPTRALAQAQLPTFPPPQTPASAGTGTSPAFPTLPSAAMSRMWSPEMGIRFGTPTQMSLNSRMSGPGSSANATAGGGGAADERRVSPGKWDPNRGLRFS